The following DNA comes from Miscanthus floridulus cultivar M001 chromosome 5, ASM1932011v1, whole genome shotgun sequence.
ACGTGAAGCACGAAGAGATTGCACTGGGTGCAAACTCTAGCACCTGTTGCTAGCATGTGCTACTTAGCACTACTCCTGCAGCATATTGCACCCACCCTGtcattctctctctctcctgcAGCATATTGCACCCACCctgtcactctctctctctctctctgctagcaGCCTGAAAAAAGTAAAAAACCAACGCTATAGCTGCTCTTAAAGCACCTATTTTACTTAAGACTCCATCTCAAGTATTAGATTTTGGCCCTGTTGTCTTGATCCGTGGATTGTTCTCTTGCCCATTGTGTATTTGTGCCATTAATTTTTCTTGCATTACTAGTAGGTTTAAGGCCCTTTCCATGTTTGCACTCTTATCGAAAGATTAGAAATCGCCTTTGTTGCGCCATCCCATCATCGGTAACCAAGTCGCCATCCTCTACTTCGAGGGGGCGTTGTTGCTTTTGTCATCGCCTGATGAACTCTTAGCTTTCCAGGATTTGTCAAAAAGTTTGATGATAAAACAAACGATAATGCTGGCATCCGTCCTTCCGGACGCCGCGCACCCCACTCCGCCTCACTGCCGTCTTTCCCCGCTGCTCGCTCCCGCTCGCGACGCTTGGCTCCCCATTCCCGCACCGCGCTCCATCATGGGTCGTGGCGCACACCACATCTCCTCCCCCCACCCACACACGCATCACCTCGTTCGTCCACCCACGCCGTCGTTGCCTAGCCGGCCGACTTCGATGGGGTACATCTTATCGGTGGTGGTGAGGGTGCTAGAGCAACCCATGGCGTCGGGGCGGCCTGGGAGATGGCGCTCCTCGCGGGCCCCTATAGGCCGCGGCCCTCCTCGGCCTCCCTATTCGCCTAGGCTCGCCGTTGCCACTCCAGCGGCTTCGCCAGGGTGGCCTCTATCCGCTCCCTATCTTCCTCACCAATCTACCGCAGTTCCTCACCAGGTAGGACGTGGCCGTATGGCGAAcattgtgtttcaagtgtttcaggcgtttcagactttttgtttcaagtgtttcatctggatggtgTAAAGTAGAtctaggatgttgcatatgttgcaatgacaaaatacgcatgttgcaagcctatgtttcaagtgtttcagatgtatgtggcaaatgtttcatttggatgtttcaaaagtagatcttgttgttgcacatgttgcacatgttacaacgactatatacgcatgtttcaagtgttttatctattttcgatgtatgttgcaaatgtttcatatggatgttttaaaagtagatttgATGTtgctctccctcccctcccttcccttcccttccctccatctcgCCATGGTAGTTCGAGCTCGGCGGAGAAACCCTACCCGACGAGCGCGCAGACGTCGGGTAGGCGCAGCAGCAGGTGCAGGGGGACGAGCAAGCGTAGCAGCGTGCGCAACAGGCGCAGCAGGCGCGGGTGTCCTGACaggggctagcgtccggacgtccgtgTGACACGCCGTAAAACAAAAGGaatcaagccaaaagacatggaAAATGGGATAAAATCTTATCCAGAAAAAACATAGATATCACCATTCAACCATACATAGGTGCAGACACAGAGCATGAACCTAgcagggactcctcgttcctttcTTCCTTCCCCTCCCTTTCTCTCCATTATTCTTCTTCCTTACAGAAAGTTACGGAGGGGGTTCAGGGAGAGCTTCATTGTTTGAGAGGCAGTAGGGGAGGGCTCAAGCCCCATCCGTCCTACGATCTGCCCCTAATAACCATACATGAGTACAAACTGGAACATTAGTACAAATATTCACAAAAAAAAGCCTTGTGCATACCGCATAACTGTCCTTCCTGTTAATCCGTTAATTGCAGTTGGGCGCCAAGTACTATGCCACCGCCGGGCTCCTCAGctcctccgaccgcctcctcgacTCCCGCTTCTCCGGCGCACGGAACCTGTCGGGCTCGTCCGCCTCGCTGGTCGGGTGCTCAGGTCTGAGCGCGTGGTACCTGCTCCCCTCCCGCCCGTATGCTCCGCCGGCGTCGCTCTTCGACCTTGCCAAGATCGGCTCCGCCTCCGGCCGCGCCGTCTCCCCACGCTCactgtggccgccgccgccgccgccacgggcGCGCGAGTCCACGGTTGTGTTGGTCGTCACGCTGCTCAGCGGCGTCCTCTCGCACGACGACAGCGGCGTGCTCTCGTACGAGTGGTCGCCGTCGAGCACGTCGTGGGTCGACAGCCACTGCATGGCCTTCTCGAGGTACTCATCCCTCGGAGCCGGCGCCTTCCTGCCATCGCGGCCGGCGTGgtcgtgcccgtgcccgtgcacGTGGCTTGATGAGTGGCTTCTCTTGCCGCTTGGCAGCAGCTTCTTGATGTTCCCGAGAAGCTTGAGCTTGCGCGGCCCGGCTTTCTTCCCCGGTGCTGCGGCGGGGGAGGCGGCCATCGCCGTCCCTGTCCCGGACCTAGCACAAGGGCTCCGCTGAGGCTCGTAGTTGTTCGCCGGCGATCGCTCGTAGCCGTCGCCGTCGACCGACTCGTGCAGCGGGGAGAAGAGGGCGGGGTCGAAGCCGTCGAGTGCGGGGTGACCGTACCTCAGCATGAGCTGCTTGGCCCTCTCGCTGGAGCGGAAGCTCATGCTCTTGCTCAGCTCCAGGGCCGACGACAGGTCGTCTCTGGAGCCGACGCGGCGGTTGCCAGCGCTGTGGCCCTGTTGCTCGGCTGTGGGGTGGCCGCCATCATGGTCACGGAGGAGCTCATGGCGGAGGCAGGCGTTGACCCACTTGAGGTAGACGAGCTCCTCGACGTGCGCGCAGTGGTCGTTGCGCAGCTGCTCGATCTGCCTCGTCAGCCTCTCGTTGCTCTCCCTCAGGTACGTCATCTCCTCAACCATGCCCTGCTGCATCTGCTTGCCAAAAAGGTCAGTTCAGTATATATATTGCACGTCAAATGCTTGCCTCTTGTACCAAGAAGGTTCTGTACCAAAAATTTGTaactaggccccgttcggctagcagaattttgactgaaactgactaaaaatactattttggctgaattgttgtgagagaaaaatactgtcccgactgaaaaaagaagtcgaacaagtcgaatatggagTAAGTCGAAGAGGGCCATAATCGATCAGTGGCATCTCTTGTACTTGCCTCTCAAAGCATGGTGAAAAAGCTCAGAATTGTTACTGCTACTATGGTACTACCAATGGATCAAAGCTTAAAATTACTGAAAAGCTTTTGACAGACACCATTTCTGGAAAGCATAGTCATGCTCACGGTATTTCCAACTATAAGAAACACAGAGATTCTGATTTTGAACTAGTATCGTGTTAGCAACTACCTCTGCTACTACGGTAAGTTGCTTTACTACACAGGCATCTTTCTTCTTTTAAAACACTTGTCCTGCTTTGGACTTGGAGTGCTAGCTGAAAGCCCGAaatctgttgttgttgttgtggctaCATACGATCAGGTCAAAATAAAATTGTATGCGTGATTTCGAAATTCGCATGAAGGAAGGGAATGTGTGGGTAATTGTTGCTGAAGGAGATGTGAAGATATAAAAAGAGATGTGGAAGAACTATTCCCTTCCTTTGCCTTTTGAGGGGTTTCAAAGGTCTGAAACGACTATTCAATAAGGTGGATGAAGCTTATGACCCTATCATGTTCAGTATACTATTAGTACAAGACAGTGATATATGATGAAGCAGAAATAAGGTAGATTGGTTAATaaacttttttgaaaaaaatggtGAAGATGACTAAGTTCATACATTATCCATGCATTAAAAAAATACTTCAAAGAACAGAAGGTGATCAAACGCTTTTTTTTTTAATGAAGGTGATCAGACGTTGCTGTCCTGTACCATCGTGACACCGCAGCATGAATGAACCATTTAACTCATCGTGTCAACAGAACACCCAATAACTTGGTCGCAGAAGGTACGGTCGCGAAAAAGAAAAGCTCAGTCGTAGAAGGATCTAAGCATGACTTTGGCTTTGGAATAACAAACCCGGAATGAGCTAATCTAGTTTGAGAAGGCACCCTAAGTCAAAATAAAGCTGTGACAGTGACATGGCAAATTTGGCACAAATTCTAGTCTATGCTTTTTGGCAACCTTTATTCCCAACAAGAGGGAATGACAAACGGCATTTCGCCAACATAGTGTTGGAAATCATAAAGCAGGACTCCTTGGCACTATTCCTGAATGGAAGAATATTAGTTTGGTTTGATTACCCCATGTTCTAGCAAGAGAACTGCGTGCCGTCATCGAGATAAAGGAAAATTTTGATCCAATTAGCACTTGGTTTTTATCATTTCGTATTCGTATTCATAAAAAGCAGGGGAACGACGTGTAAGATTACCATCTTCAGCTCGCTCTTTTGATAACGCCATATGATGAGCTACAACAAACCTAATGATTTGACAATACAATActtaatggccccgttcggcttgctgaaacttgactgaattagctaaaaaacactgttctggctgaattattatgagaaaaaaatattgttccggctaaaaaaacaagctgaatagcgCGGATCATAAGATAAGCCGAACGAGCCAATAAGAAGTAAAATAGGAATTAAGTAATTCAATAAAACTCGGCACAAATTCCAGTCTCTGCTTTTTTGGACCTTTTGTTATTCCCCGACACAAGGGAATGACAAAAGGCATTGCACTTGCACCAGCACATTTACAAATCACATAAAACATGCCTAGCCGCAATTATTCCTGACTGCAAAGAATAAGAATTTCCAACCATCTATATGAACCTCGTAGACGAAACTACTTTTGATTTGATTACTTATTATATTTTGCTCATTTTGTAACCATTTTTCAAAAGAAGCAAAACAACGTGCAAGGTACCAACTTCAACGGCCTACCACGTTGTGCTTCATAAGCCCACGCGACTCGTGACTCGGAGTGGGAgcggcgtcgccgccgccgcttcccgcCTTCACCACCGTCGGTCCCCCTTTTTCCCTCCTCCGACATATCGCCGGAGGCCGGAGGGAGTGAGAATCCATCGTTTTTAATAAATTTTTCTGGTAGAGCGAGTCTTTAGAGTTAGGGTCTTTTCATGCCAAATTTTATTGTTTTGGGgatttatctcctcctcctcctcccctccggtGACGGCGAGAGGGTAGGATGGAATCATTTTCTCCATGGCAGCTCTGTTGAAGACGAGGGCGACAACTACGGCATCAGCATCCTCACTGGTACAACAACATGGAGACTTTTATTTCCGTACGGCGACATCAAGACGGAGATGGTGtcaccaccatggaataattttcttcGGTCTCTTCTCTGTTTTATTGTGGTTAGATCTAGCCACgatgaaggactagggagaaaaagtttcagatcagtcttcctcattcttcggtggcagaaaaaagaagaaggaaaacacCAGAAagaaagaagtttctcaactccgcctACATGAATACATGAATGTTGGTTGTCGTTCGTTGAGTATCTGTTATTAGGACTTTTGCTGAGTGTTTGCTTGTGCGATCATTCATACTGCAAAGCGTCGTacatgtttggttttgagatctgCAGCTATTCACAACATGGgtacaatttagatgaaaatcagtttctGAATATTTATGTAATCAAGAGTGCTTGTAATGTGGTGATGTACCCAATTATTAtcttatataatttttttttcccGAAAAAAACGGCCTACCACGTTACGATAAAGCTTAAAATAGCACCCAAATAAAATAATTCACCAACAATAACATTTGGTAACTACACAAACACAAGGTAATAATATGTAAAACTAGATTATACTGAAGATAGGAATTAAGACGACAATTACCTCAGGAACCAGATTAACCGAGGCGGATGCAGACTGCTCCGCGTCCTGCAGCCGGAGTGCGAGCTCCATGTTGTCCTCCTCCAGCGCGGCGTTCGCCTTCCGCAGCTCCGCGACCTCCGCCGCCAGCGCGGTGGCCCTCTCCTCGCCGCAGCTCTCTAGCTCCGCCACCCTCGCCtggagcgccgccgcctcctcctgctCGCCCTGCACCCGCGCCTCGACCGCGCGCAGCTTCTCCTTGGCGCGCGCCAACTCGGCGCGGGCGGTGTCCAGCTCCTCCACCTGCGCCCTGAGCCTGCCGTTGTCCTCCTGCAGCGTGGAGACCTTCAGCTGCAGGAGCCGCGTctccgcgtcggcggcggcgacgcggctCTCGAGCTCCCGCACGGTGGCCTCGGCCTCCTGCGACCGGCGGCCCTCGAGCTCCTGCAGACGGAGCTCCAGCCTCTGCTCCCGCTCCAGCAGCGACAGCCACAGCTCCCTCAGCCGCTGGAGCTCCTGCCGTTCttcttcgtcctcctcctccggaTGGTCCGGCTCTGTTTCGGTTTCGTCGTCGGCATTCGCTACGGCGACTACTGGGGCCGGCATAGCGTCCATCTCCACGCGAGCGACAATATCTGGCTCGTCGTCGTCTCCGGCGCCGATCGACGCGCCGTGAATCACGTTGTCCGGAGATTCGTCCTGGAATTTGAAGATCATATCAGTCATGGATCTAGCTAGTCCAAAAGCTTCTTTGTGGAGTCGGCATCACCAATCTGACGGGATCGAGAGCTCACGTCTGGGTTTGACGACAGAATCCTGAGCCCATCATGAGGAGCAGGAAGAGCGCGAGGCCGCGGAGCTGCAAGAAAAATCCACAGGGAACATAACCAAAGCCAGTGTCAAATCTAAAACGCGGACAAAGCGCAAAACGGATTGCTCGAATCGCACACCTGAAGTCGGAGGAGGCAGAGCGGCCGCCggcagccggcggcggcgaggccgcTGATCAGACGCATACATCGCCGCAAGGCAGAGGGAAACGGCAGCGGCAAGCGCGGCGGCGGACACGGCGGCGTTTACGGAGTCGTCCCCACCATCCGCCGCGATCGCCatggatcctcctcctcctctccgctGGGCGTCCTTGCTCCATCCAAGAAGGCGGCTGAAGAGCGCGGAGAGCGAGAAGCCGAGCAGCGTGCGGTCGAACGATCCGGGGTTTGTCGGATCGAACTGGAGAAGGAATCTCAGGCCAGCAGGCCCTCCACCGTCGCCTCCCTCCATCCCGTCAATCCGCCATGAGTTGGGCGAGTGCTCTCCGATTCCCCGTAGCCAGGCCCAGGGGGCAAAGAAACAGAGCCCGTGCGCGTGCGGAGGGGGTTGAGGAGAGGGCGGCGGCCCCATGGGGTATATATGTCAGCTCGTGCACTGGTCAAAGGAAGAGAAATTGGAGAAGAATTGGTGCGAGACACGGAGACAGATACAAAAAATGCGATTAAGATTGGATTCCTTGTTGCATGGATGTGAGAAGAGCACGAAGGAGAAAGGCATCAGAGAGAAGAACCCCACACGAAAAGCAGAGATCGGTGTCTCTTGATcccttgttctttttttttctttgctccCTCGGTCTGCACTGTATATTCAGATGGAATGATGGATGGCCTGCGTCTCTCTGCAATGGATCGTTTGGGTTGAAAACTTGGGTGTGTGCGATTTATGCACAGTGCTGCTACGACGCGCCGGAGATTGGTACTCGGCGTGGAGGAGGTGGGTGGTGGTTGCATGACGTGGAAATACGAGGAGGTTTCTAGGAAATAtcggttttttttttgaaaagttttGGTGTTCGTAGAGACAGGATAAAAGATTTGTTGGATTTGTGGAGTCCTGCAGATATATGAGTGCGTCATTACGCATGCGTGATACGTCGCACACAATACAGTGGGCCACAAAACCATGTACAGGTTTTGTTTTGACATGGCAATTTGACGATTATTTAAGTTGATCACCGCTCTTTATGGctcgttcgctttgctgaaaaaataagccgaaacatgGTTTCggatgatttgttgtgagagaacaaTACTgtcccggctgaaaaaacaagctgaaaaatacggattataagagaaacgaatatGGCCTATTACCCGTGTCATAATAGTAACGTGACTTTGACCACGTGATCACCCAGAGTCTAGTTCCTGTGGGCTGTGGTAGACCGGTAGTATGCTGCCGTTCGACATTGCCTTTATCTCCTTTTTTTTCATTGCAGCGCAAATGGCCTGCTGCTAACCTATTTATTACTCATAAAAAGATACTTGGAGTAGTACTACTGTATACATACAGTGGTTTATTTTTGGTTCACTTGCAGACATAGTAGTAACTAAAATATAGATTCTTAATTATTGACGTCATCAGTTTACTCAGTTGCACGGCACCAGGTTTTGTGGTAACCGCCGCGGCATTGAAGCCACAAGACAAGGGTCAGATGAGACCGGGATCGAGTAGCAGCAGCGTCCAGTTGTCGCGGTCTCCCTCTCTTTCTATGACGAAGTGATGAGCCGGTGCACTTGTGTGTAAAGCGGCTACGGCTACAAGCGCGTCTTTCGCGGCCGTACCCCCCTCCTTTTCTCCACGTCCCCGGCCCCCGGCCCCCGGCCGTTGCGCGCGCGCCTTTCATGACCGCCGGCGTGGCCCCGCGCCCGCTGCTCCCGAGGGTGATCTCGCTGCGTGCATGTGCCGCCGTGCCGCCGCGCCACTGAAAGCGAGGAAAAGCTCGCGCCGGCAGGCAGGCAATCGACCAAGTCATTGTCATGGCAGCGTTCTTCTCTAGGCAGGCTGTTTCGAATCGAAAGAAGCAACATCCTTTATGCTCTTTATTTTATAGGTACAGCGGCCTGGATCCGGGAAGCTTCTAAGACCGGTTTAGTTCTCCCTCTAAAGTTTACTCCCACGAGgtattaaataaaaaataaaaaataactaaataCATAGATTACGACTATTTTGCATGACGAAtttttttaagactaattagtccataatttgataatatgatgctacagtaaacacgtgttaatgacggattaattagacttaataaatttatctcgtggattactgaggacttctgtaatttattttattattactatcataACACTCCCACACGACACCCCAACGTGACATCCTAAACTTTATTCCctagatttaaacaccacctcaAGTCACCATCCGTTTTGTTTTAACCTAGCGTAGTAGCACTAGTTACACAAAACGTTCGACTCTCTTATGCCATTCACGCCCGTGTGTTTCAAATTTGTGGCGATTTGGTGTCTCCTCAAATGGTTGCCATACGGGTGCCCAGGACTACTTTCAAGCACAAGATGATTGTCacgaaaaaaaaattcaaatacgAAAAAACCTCTGGTGATGTAGACTATTCTATCATCAAACATCCCTTAAAGTTTAAATTAATGCAAGCAATAACTAGTGTAAGGAGAATTGGAACGAACAAATTTCAAACTTCCTTCACCCACAAAAATTTATTGTTCTTGCTTGTTGCTTCACATTTGTTTCTGTTTTTATTTCCAGATTTTACTCATATAAATCCCAACAAAGGTGGCTTGGACAAAGAATATCTTTTTTGAAAATTAAATTAAGCTACGAATTTATTTCCATTGGATAATATTAAACAATATATAGTAGGGAGGGATGTGAAGTTTGGGGAAAAAAATTAGCGGGAACAGTTCTTAATGGGCATAAGCTGTGGGCACCTGTCACGGATTGATGAACATGACCATGTACaaacatccaatttataagattGCTGCCTAAATTTAGTAGGAGCAATCCGTAATAATCTAATGCATTGGATGTTTCCTCATGACACAGTATTGTGTATCTGCGGAAGTAGATATCCCTGATTGTCTTTCATCAGAGCAACTCTAAGagactctttattttattcataattactaggaatagagattttgatgagGAAAAAAAAACTCCAACAACTTCTTTATTTGGTTAAGTTATCTTCTATTTCTGATTTCTCGCTAACCAAAGATAAAAAAAAGAATAGCTCCCTAGACTACAcacaaaatataaaaaaaattgttGGAGAGAGGAGAGATATAGAAAACGGTTTTATGTAAATGACTCTCTGTCAGGGACCAAAAGTAGGGTACCCGAAGAAGAGGAGTTGATACCCATCAACTCTAATTCATCAGAGCGatcaataacacaactacatttCCCAGTGGGTCCCATCTCATCCAAACCACCAAGGTTGCGGGCTCCGTTTCGTCCGacgcccgagggctggctccgcctcgcccgacgtctgaggacaaactccgtctcgcccgacccccgagggctggctccgcctcgcccgacgtctgagggcaaattccatctcgcccaacgtctgagggttgacttcgcctcgcccgacatctgagggctggctccgcctcgcccgacgtatggggactggctccgcctcgcccaacgtttgcgtgctgctccttcataactacgcgcgcagataaggcaggtcactcaagtcaaccgtaataccgaggaccataccctacacgcctTCAGAAAAGTACTATCAGAATGTGACAAGAcaggcactttaagcccttccaggcatgttagagcccgaacagtgttgtaggcgccaatatttattttacagtgttgtgggcgccaccatctgatggaagctcacgacaaccactatggtctaggaggaaactcgcatcacctATAGTAATGGACATGCGGTCTCTGCACTATCTGCTCCCTGTATGGTCGCAGATCAGCGCCCATGTCCACTACGCCGCCCGTCGgagcgggatgggacgtgacatCTTGTTGACAATGCTAGGACATAGAATCATCAATGGATAGATGCCCAGCGCGGACCTATCAGGACCAGTGAACATGCACCTGGCGTAGAGCTATTCCTGGCACTGCCTGCCATGTCAGAGGGGCCCGCATAGAGGAATAGGAAGACCCGACATCTTTGAAGGATGTCCTTGGCCTCtagttttcctcttttctcccatctataatccctgctctaccttagcctataaaagggagcacagggcaccccactaagggggaccgatcgattcaacacaccacgcatcacatcacacatagttgAGCAGCGACCAAAGCTCTCAACA
Coding sequences within:
- the LOC136450068 gene encoding uncharacterized protein; this encodes MGPPPSPQPPPHAHGLCFFAPWAWLRGIGEHSPNSWRIDGMEGGDGGGPAGLRFLLQFDPTNPGSFDRTLLGFSLSALFSRLLGWSKDAQRRGGGGSMAIAADGGDDSVNAAVSAAALAAAVSLCLAAMYASDQRPRRRRLPAAALPPPTSAPRPRALPAPHDGLRILSSNPDDESPDNVIHGASIGAGDDDEPDIVARVEMDAMPAPVVAVANADDETETEPDHPEEEDEEERQELQRLRELWLSLLEREQRLELRLQELEGRRSQEAEATVRELESRVAAADAETRLLQLKVSTLQEDNGRLRAQVEELDTARAELARAKEKLRAVEARVQGEQEEAAALQARVAELESCGEERATALAAEVAELRKANAALEEDNMELALRLQDAEQSASASVNLVPEMQQGMVEEMTYLRESNERLTRQIEQLRNDHCAHVEELVYLKWVNACLRHELLRDHDGGHPTAEQQGHSAGNRRVGSRDDLSSALELSKSMSFRSSERAKQLMLRYGHPALDGFDPALFSPLHESVDGDGYERSPANNYEPQRSPCARSGTGTAMAASPAAAPGKKAGPRKLKLLGNIKKLLPSGKRSHSSSHVHGHGHDHAGRDGRKAPAPRDEYLEKAMQWLSTHDVLDGDHSYESTPLSSCERTPLSSVTTNTTVDSRARGGGGGGHSERGETARPEAEPILARSKSDAGGAYGREGSRYHALRPEHPTSEADEPDRFRAPEKRESRRRSEELRSPAVA